One region of Wyeomyia smithii strain HCP4-BCI-WySm-NY-G18 chromosome 3, ASM2978416v1, whole genome shotgun sequence genomic DNA includes:
- the LOC129732770 gene encoding mitochondrial proton/calcium exchanger protein isoform X5: MSAFFKAPRTVLAVSRHYRYVDAAVRNRFVSYRTKRSGLYQLSYSALPASSRNITVLSVSPTNTTLLDALGYSFNNEGGFRCISTSVVHFDQPSSKVEATVQTIKQSKKEQEQTNEATVAASTVASSGSETVSAAATSSSQNQVVPTAPAKKTLKQRIWAEMVHYYHGFRLLFIDINISRKLLWRVLNGKTLTRREHRLLVQTTSDLFRLLPFSVFIIVPFMELLLPLAIKLFPGMLPSTFQTATEREDKIKQNLKVKLEMAKFLQKTLDDMAVTNKEHRSQAAKDFSEFFAKVRASDNFTVTNEDIIKYSKLFEDEITLDSLSRPQLQALCRVLEMSPIGTSNLLRFQLRLKLRSLAADDRTIQKEGIESLNLSELQSACRARGMRAYGATEERLQSQLREWINLSLNEKVPPSLLLLSRALMLPENVTTSDKLKATISSLPDSVATVTKAAIGEREGKIDNKTKIEVIKEEERKIKEEREEEKEKQKEIAETLVDKAPIITEETVIHLDEPIVRAKVVAEPPPATEEISSKDLEAIGDALGTLSKDKKTLLVEKEEIKDLKEEIADYQEDVQELQEVITAAPGEVKVKESRAAKMLYKKVNSMISKMDTVLADLEKKEQELKEKVSAAEEQKTESDPAALANEELVRIDELMSAIKKIQQVPDDSRLDQISKILGKIDDDHDGHIKVEDVLKVIETIGKENVQLKTKQLDELIDLLDKEEVLEAEDKIEKALTKSLEAKEKQKEQKSKENEKLLEVQDKATDLSLADSATVNVDELKKGSKDTKVGP, from the exons ATGAGTGCATTTTTCAAAGCCCCCAGAACGGTACTGGCAGTTAGCCGGCATTATCGTTACGTCGATG CAGCTGTGCGGAACCGATTTGTCAGCTATCGAACGAAAAGGTCGGGATTGTACCAGCTTAGTTATAGTGCTCTTCCTGCAAGCAGCAGGAATATAACTGTATTGAGTGTTTCACCAACCAATACAACGTTACTAGATGCATTAGGTTATAGCTTTAATAATGAAGGTGGTTTTCGATGTATTTCAACAAGTGTGGTGCACTTCGATCAGCCCTCGTCCAAGGTGGAGGCTACAGTACAAACAATCAAACAATCTAAAAAAGAACAGGAGCAAACTAATGAGGCTACTGTCGCTGCGTCCACTGTGGCGAGTTCTGGTAGCGAAACAGTGAGTGCTGCTGCTACTTCGTCGAGCCAAAACCAGGTTGTTCCTACGGCACCGGCGAAGAAAACGCTCAAACAGCGGATATGGGCTGAAATGGTACATTACTACCATGGCTTTCGGTTATTATTCATCGATATCAACATTAGCCGGAAACTGCTCTGGCGGGTACTTAATGGAAAAACTTTAACACGTCGCGAGCATCGACTGCTGGTGCAAACAACGTCCGATCTGTTTCGATTACTCCCGTTTTCGGTGTTTATAATAGTGCCCTTCATGGAATTGTTACTTCCGCTTGCAATCAAACTGTTTCCCGGAATGCTCCCGTCGACATTTCAGACAGCGACTGAACGAGAGgataaaatcaaacaaaaccTGAAAGTGAAACTAGAAATGGCCaaatttttgcagaaaactttgGATGATATGGCTGTAACAAACAAGGAGCATCGCTCACAGGCCGCAAAGGATTTCAGCGAATTTTTCGCCAAAGTTCGTGCCAGTGACAACTTCACCGTTACCAACGAGGACATCATTAAGTACTCCAAATTGTTCGAGGATGAGATAACCTTAGATTCTTTGTCTCGACCGCAGCTGCAGGCTCTTTGTCGTGTGCTGGAAATGTCTCCGATTGGCACCTCGAATCTGCTTCGGTTTCAACTCCGACTGAAGTTGAGGAGTTTGGCTGCTGATGATAGAACAATTCAAAAAGAAGGAATCGAATCGTTAAACTTATCGGAGCTTCAATCAGCCTGCCGTGCGCGTGGTATGCGTGCCTATGGTGCAACCGAAGAACGGCTTCAATCACAGTTACGTGAATGGATCAATTTGAGCCTTAACGAAAAAGTACCACCCTCGTTGCTTCTGCTTTCACGAGCTTTGATGTTACCGGAGAATGTAACGACTAGCGACAAACTGAAGGCGACTATCTCCTCTCTCCCTGACTCTGTGGCAACCGTTACAAAGGCTGCAATTGGTGAGCGTGAAGGCAAGATCGACAATAAAACCAAAATCGAAGTCATTAAGGAAGAGGAACGCAAAATCAAAGAAGAAAGGgaagaagaaaaagagaaaCAGAAGGAAATTGCTGAAACATTGGTGGACAAAGCACCGATTATCACCGAAGAGACGGTCATACATCTGGATGAACCAATAGTTCGTGCGAAAGTCGTTGCGGAACCACCACCAGCTACCGAGGAAATCTCCAGCAAAGATCTGGAAGCTATTGGAGATGCATTGGGAACGTTGAGTAAggacaagaaaacgttgttggTTGAGAAGGAAGAAATTAAGGACTTGAAGGAAGAAATCGCTGATTACCAAGAAGATGTTCAGGAGCTTCAAGAG GTCATCACTGCTGCTCCAGGAGAAGTTAAGGTGAAAGAATCACGGGCTGCCAAAATGTTGTACAAGAAGGTTAACTCAATGATCAGTAAAATGGACACGGTGTTAGCTGATCTGGAGAAGAAAGAGCAGGAGTTAAAGGAGAAAGTTAGCGCCGCCGAGGAACAGAAAACCGAAAGCGATCCGGCAGCACTGGCCAACGAGGAACTCGTTAGAATCGATGAATTAATGTCGGCAATCAAAAAG ATTCAGCAAGTCCCAGACGACTCGCGGTTAGACCAGATATCCAAAATTCTAGGAAAAATCGACGATGATCACGACGGCCACATCAAGGTGGAAGACGTCCTGAAG GTTATTGAAACAATCGGCAAGGAAAACGTTCAGTTGAAAACGAAACAGCTCGATGAGTTGATCGATTTGTTAGACAAAGAAGAAGTCCTAGAAGCGGAGGATAAAATCGAGAAAGCTCTCACCAAAAGTCTTGAGGCCAAAGAGAAGCAAAAGGAGCAGAAGAGTAAGGAGAATGAAAAGCTTCTGGAGGTGCAAGATAAAGCGACGGACCTGTCGTTGGCTGACTCCGCTACCGTTAATGTGGATGAATTGAAGAAGGGATCAAAAGATACGAAGGTCGGTCCATAA